Proteins encoded together in one Chloroflexi bacterium ADurb.Bin180 window:
- the topA gene encoding DNA topoisomerase 1 produces MTATGRPSPSQEAIAYCLKCRQKQAIQNPEPVFTARGQPATRGTCPACGSSLVKMGATSAHTSLVKPKTPGTKTGGKSTTTKTSRKRTGSAAIQLPPGTKLVIVESPAKSRTIRRFLGEGYAVEASLGHVRDLLRSKLSIDIDHDFTPTYTVPKEKRETVKRLTLAGQQAAEVFLATDPDREGEAIAWHVLVAASIPEAKTQRVVFHEITPEAVRRAFEHPRALDVSLINAQQARRLLDRLVGYKISPLLWRKVRSRLSAGRVQSVAVRLVVEREREILAFVPVEYWSISAELAKQETRPLDPRPSFLAKLQKIRGHDVDLKTQPATQAVVDDLEGAAYAVEEVRKSQRQRRPYPPFITSSLQQDASRRLGMSPKRTMVIAQQLYEGLDIGQPEPVGLITYMRTDSTSIAPEALAQARDLIAKKYGPEFLPDQPQTYKTRVANAQEAHECIRPTSVWREPEVIRDHLDADQFRLYQLIWRRFVACQMRPAIYDVTAVDIKAGHHSGGVTAAAIVPVSVLKEWPYLFRVTGSTVAFPGFLLVYDEAKDEPSPEEKDAGALPPLTPGELLDLLRLLPEQHFTEPPPRFTEATLIRELEKHGIGRPSTYAPIISTIQEREYVERVNRYLKPTELGFTVNDLLVKHFPDIVNIEFTAHMEGDLDRVAANELNWVSLLASFWTPFQQALELAEQNIQKMEIPVELAGFNCEKCGNPMVVKLGRFGKFVACSNYPACRNTKPYVIKTGAKCPECGADLVQRKTHKSRVFFSCSRYPDCKFSVWNRPLPTPCPRCGGLVTEAGKAKTKCIKCGAVFTAEGEHAKRP; encoded by the coding sequence ATGACTGCGACTGGGAGACCGTCACCTTCCCAAGAGGCCATCGCCTATTGCCTCAAGTGTCGCCAGAAACAGGCGATCCAGAACCCTGAGCCGGTGTTCACTGCCAGAGGCCAGCCGGCAACGCGCGGCACTTGCCCGGCCTGCGGCTCTTCCCTGGTCAAGATGGGCGCGACCTCGGCCCACACCTCGCTGGTGAAACCCAAGACACCGGGCACAAAGACCGGCGGAAAGAGCACTACCACGAAAACCAGCCGCAAACGGACCGGGAGCGCCGCAATCCAGCTACCGCCCGGCACCAAGCTGGTCATCGTCGAATCACCGGCCAAGTCCCGCACCATACGCCGCTTTCTCGGTGAGGGCTATGCCGTGGAAGCCTCGCTGGGCCACGTGCGTGACCTGCTGCGCTCCAAGCTCAGCATCGACATCGACCACGATTTCACCCCAACTTATACGGTGCCCAAGGAAAAGCGCGAGACCGTCAAGCGGCTGACTCTGGCCGGGCAGCAGGCGGCAGAAGTATTCCTGGCCACTGACCCCGACCGCGAGGGTGAAGCCATCGCCTGGCACGTTCTGGTAGCGGCGTCAATCCCTGAGGCCAAAACGCAGCGAGTCGTCTTTCACGAAATCACACCCGAGGCTGTACGCCGGGCGTTTGAGCACCCTCGTGCTCTGGACGTGAGTCTGATCAATGCCCAGCAGGCCCGCCGATTGCTGGATCGCCTCGTTGGCTACAAGATTAGCCCCCTGCTCTGGCGCAAGGTTCGCAGCCGCCTCTCCGCCGGCCGCGTGCAGTCCGTCGCCGTTCGGCTGGTCGTTGAGCGGGAGAGAGAGATCCTGGCCTTTGTCCCGGTCGAGTACTGGTCGATATCAGCCGAGTTGGCCAAGCAGGAAACCAGACCACTCGATCCGCGCCCCAGCTTTCTGGCCAAGCTCCAAAAGATTCGCGGGCACGACGTCGATCTCAAGACCCAGCCCGCCACTCAGGCGGTGGTAGACGACCTTGAGGGTGCGGCTTACGCCGTCGAAGAGGTGCGCAAATCTCAGCGACAGCGCCGCCCCTACCCTCCGTTCATTACCAGCTCGCTACAACAAGATGCCTCCCGCCGGCTCGGTATGTCGCCCAAACGCACTATGGTCATCGCCCAGCAGCTCTACGAGGGTCTGGACATAGGCCAGCCTGAGCCGGTCGGCCTGATCACCTATATGCGCACCGACTCGACCAGCATCGCTCCGGAAGCACTCGCCCAGGCGCGCGACCTGATTGCCAAGAAGTACGGCCCAGAGTTCTTGCCCGACCAGCCACAGACCTACAAGACGCGTGTGGCGAACGCCCAGGAGGCCCATGAGTGCATCCGCCCGACCTCCGTCTGGCGCGAGCCGGAGGTTATTCGCGACCATCTTGATGCAGATCAGTTCCGCCTGTACCAGCTCATCTGGCGGCGATTTGTCGCCTGCCAGATGCGTCCGGCCATCTATGATGTCACCGCAGTGGACATCAAGGCAGGTCACCACTCTGGCGGGGTCACCGCCGCCGCCATCGTACCGGTCAGTGTGCTAAAGGAGTGGCCATATCTGTTTCGTGTGACCGGCTCCACCGTGGCTTTTCCGGGCTTCTTGCTGGTCTACGATGAAGCCAAAGACGAGCCAAGCCCAGAAGAAAAAGACGCCGGAGCACTTCCGCCTCTCACGCCCGGCGAGCTGCTTGACCTGTTGCGACTGTTGCCAGAACAGCACTTTACCGAGCCCCCGCCGCGATTCACCGAGGCCACCCTCATTCGCGAGTTGGAAAAGCACGGCATCGGCAGGCCCAGCACCTACGCTCCGATCATTTCCACCATCCAGGAGCGCGAGTATGTTGAGCGCGTCAACCGCTACCTCAAACCAACCGAGCTCGGATTCACAGTCAACGACCTGCTGGTGAAACACTTTCCCGATATTGTCAACATCGAATTCACGGCGCACATGGAGGGTGACCTCGACCGGGTCGCCGCCAACGAGCTTAACTGGGTGAGCCTGCTGGCGAGCTTCTGGACACCATTCCAACAAGCCCTGGAGCTGGCTGAACAGAATATCCAGAAGATGGAGATCCCGGTCGAACTGGCGGGATTCAACTGCGAGAAATGCGGCAATCCGATGGTGGTGAAATTGGGACGCTTTGGCAAGTTTGTGGCCTGTTCCAACTACCCGGCCTGCCGCAACACCAAACCGTATGTCATCAAGACTGGCGCCAAATGCCCCGAGTGTGGCGCCGACCTTGTCCAGAGGAAGACGCACAAGAGTCGTGTCTTTTTCAGTTGCTCCAGGTATCCGGACTGCAAATTCAGCGTTTGGAACCGCCCTCTGCCCACTCCTTGCCCCAGGTGCGGAGGCCTGGTCACAGAAGCGGGCAAAGCCAAAACCAAGTGTATCAAGTGCGGAGCGGTGTTCACTGCCGAGGGAGAGCATGCAAAAAGACCTTAG
- the ptsH gene encoding Phosphocarrier protein HPr gives MQEVTLTIKHNGGLHARPARLFVQLAKKFTSTTITVARNDHQANAKSILNLLTLGATMGTQITIRATGPDELEAVKALQELVESNFGESEDEPPDHVLPPPSQ, from the coding sequence ATGCAAGAAGTAACGCTGACCATCAAACACAATGGTGGCCTTCACGCGCGCCCAGCCCGTCTATTCGTCCAGCTAGCGAAAAAGTTCACCTCAACCACGATTACCGTTGCTAGGAACGACCATCAGGCCAATGCCAAGAGTATTCTCAACCTGCTTACACTTGGAGCTACCATGGGTACCCAGATCACGATCCGTGCCACAGGCCCTGATGAGCTTGAGGCAGTCAAGGCCCTTCAGGAGCTGGTCGAGAGCAACTTTGGCGAGTCTGAGGACGAACCTCCCGACCACGTCCTTCCTCCGCCCTCCCAGTAG